Proteins encoded within one genomic window of Lysinibacillus sphaericus:
- a CDS encoding KAP family P-loop NTPase fold protein, translated as METKLKNIGIHDLPIFDDSLDLFEVMPYIEALSDFIRQSATPITIALQGGWGTGKTSFMNLINRQLEPVKRLGEETGSIVNTESPVVTVNFNTWQYTQFNLEQNLGISFLSYIINKLTEDLKGDENNFVSEASKAIKGLAKFGVNVVLAQAGMQPVSDEESKNDEVMDPAQAIETLRESLGEIVKKIAKKYAVNGEDARLVVFIDDLDRLKPSIAVSLLEVIKLFLDIEGCIFVLAVDNRVIEEGIAEVKQTSIAKTKSFLDKMIQVPFKIPVEIYNYKRFLTDNLGVLSENDELSNELQNLIQFSVGSNPRAMKRLINNFYLNNKVNMIIDNQTITSQNDQCILIAIICMQLACQPLYITMRYSDSKLELLNKVVEEGLFVDFLREEFIELESLNLFEEDTENSMDSYDRFLDYLRTILLLTVNKDRNGVLEEADLSVYNKILKRSDMTNVSQSQVKMNNDEDLGEIVNVKLLDFINNIKKYQLEKKQTLVYKNSHNDGIYNMKEGFQVIVNDAVKGKEHIEKLKSVDGLKNSNIARTMYFRLLPESEWSDAEKKYKTLEFGNQEIGTVKLGHSFGNAESARQLYRVLNYLNSDIVNDIYLRARPVE; from the coding sequence ATGGAGACAAAATTAAAAAATATAGGAATTCATGACTTACCAATTTTTGATGATAGTTTAGACTTATTTGAAGTAATGCCTTATATTGAGGCTCTAAGCGATTTTATTAGACAAAGTGCTACACCAATTACAATTGCATTGCAAGGAGGTTGGGGAACAGGAAAAACTTCTTTTATGAATTTAATTAATCGTCAGTTAGAACCAGTGAAACGATTAGGAGAGGAAACTGGAAGTATAGTAAATACTGAATCTCCTGTTGTCACTGTAAATTTTAATACGTGGCAATATACTCAATTTAACCTTGAACAAAATTTAGGCATTTCTTTTTTAAGTTACATAATAAATAAGCTGACAGAAGATTTGAAAGGCGATGAAAATAATTTTGTAAGCGAGGCTTCTAAGGCAATTAAAGGTCTTGCAAAATTTGGTGTTAATGTTGTTCTTGCTCAGGCTGGAATGCAACCAGTAAGCGATGAGGAATCTAAAAATGATGAGGTAATGGATCCAGCACAGGCAATTGAAACTCTAAGAGAATCTTTGGGGGAAATTGTTAAGAAAATAGCGAAGAAATATGCCGTTAATGGTGAAGATGCAAGATTAGTTGTATTCATTGATGATTTAGATCGACTTAAACCATCTATAGCAGTTAGTCTATTAGAAGTAATTAAATTATTTTTAGATATAGAAGGGTGTATTTTCGTTTTAGCTGTTGATAATCGTGTTATTGAAGAAGGTATAGCAGAAGTGAAGCAAACTTCTATAGCCAAGACGAAAAGTTTCTTAGATAAAATGATTCAAGTTCCTTTTAAAATTCCAGTTGAAATATATAACTATAAAAGGTTTTTAACTGACAATTTAGGCGTTCTTTCTGAGAATGATGAGCTTTCAAATGAGCTACAAAACTTAATCCAGTTCAGTGTGGGCAGTAATCCTCGTGCAATGAAACGGCTTATAAATAACTTCTATTTAAATAATAAAGTAAATATGATTATTGATAATCAAACCATTACATCCCAAAATGATCAGTGCATTTTAATTGCAATTATCTGTATGCAACTTGCTTGTCAACCATTATATATTACTATGAGATACTCTGATTCTAAATTAGAGCTGTTAAATAAAGTAGTAGAAGAAGGACTGTTTGTAGACTTTTTACGAGAAGAATTTATAGAGTTAGAAAGTCTGAATTTATTTGAGGAAGATACAGAAAATAGTATGGATTCTTATGATCGCTTTTTAGATTATTTAAGAACTATCTTATTACTTACTGTAAATAAAGATAGGAATGGTGTATTAGAAGAAGCAGATTTATCTGTCTATAATAAAATTTTGAAACGTTCAGATATGACGAATGTTTCACAGTCGCAAGTTAAAATGAATAATGATGAAGATTTAGGTGAGATTGTAAATGTGAAATTACTAGACTTCATTAATAATATTAAGAAATATCAATTAGAAAAGAAACAAACCTTAGTTTATAAAAATAGTCATAATGATGGAATCTATAATATGAAGGAAGGCTTCCAAGTTATTGTTAATGACGCTGTAAAAGGCAAAGAACATATTGAAAAATTAAAAAGTGTAGATGGACTTAAAAATAGTAATATAGCAAGAACTATGTACTTCCGATTACTTCCAGAGTCTGAGTGGAGTGATGCAGAGAAAAAATATAAAACATTGGAATTCGGAAACCAAGAAATTGGTACAGTTAAATTAGGGCATAGTTTCGGTAATGCTGAATCAGCTAGACAATTATATAGAGTATTAAATTATTTAAATTCGGATATTGTCAATGATATTTACCTTCGTGCGCGACCTGTTGAGTAA
- a CDS encoding HNH endonuclease, producing MIFRKITATDEDFILTRTKYKLIYDEFRQFAELLTEQAGNAIKPSGKSSSYARYLIRFVILYEEIYKETIEELASFNALKKFEKLSSLQDFKEYNQRENRFPSATIACFRAYVTSKQMREEENNDTELNSILNSTSSIKSNMNENNIGLISEPKLKSEKKKTQNGFSYPRNPVESIAAKEKSNYKCEMDNSHVTFISAKNQMPYMEAHHLIPMAAQDYYENTIDFADNIVTLCPNCHRKIHHASLQEKAVMIDYLYQKHEKLYESHGIKINKKTLMNYYGILL from the coding sequence ATGATATTCCGAAAAATTACAGCTACTGATGAAGATTTTATACTAACACGAACTAAGTATAAACTGATTTATGATGAATTTCGACAATTCGCAGAGTTATTAACAGAACAAGCTGGAAATGCTATAAAACCTAGTGGGAAGTCAAGTTCATATGCTAGATATTTAATTAGATTTGTAATCTTGTACGAAGAAATTTATAAAGAGACGATTGAAGAACTTGCTAGTTTTAATGCTTTAAAAAAATTCGAAAAGTTAAGTTCTTTGCAGGACTTTAAAGAATATAATCAAAGAGAAAATAGATTTCCAAGTGCTACAATTGCGTGTTTTAGAGCTTATGTAACATCTAAGCAAATGAGGGAAGAAGAAAATAATGACACAGAACTTAATAGCATTCTAAATTCTACATCTTCAATTAAAAGTAATATGAATGAAAATAACATAGGGTTAATTTCTGAGCCTAAATTAAAATCAGAAAAGAAGAAAACGCAAAATGGCTTCAGTTATCCAAGAAACCCAGTTGAAAGTATTGCCGCTAAGGAAAAAAGTAACTATAAATGTGAAATGGATAATAGTCATGTCACATTTATATCTGCAAAAAATCAAATGCCCTATATGGAAGCACATCACCTAATACCTATGGCAGCGCAAGATTATTACGAAAATACAATTGATTTTGCAGATAATATTGTTACGCTTTGTCCAAATTGCCATCGAAAAATTCATCATGCTTCGTTACAAGAAAAAGCAGTTATGATTGACTACCTTTACCAAAAGCACGAAAAATTATATGAATCTCATGGTATTAAAATTAATAAAAAAACGTTAATGAATTATTATGGTATTCTTCTCTAA
- a CDS encoding Sau3AI family type II restriction endonuclease, with protein sequence MKYDDTNPISIKEYGELLIGQTFFDVINNAAIDEELKQETIEKVNNPRYKGGMGHLIEKYHFEYEINSDQEPDFPKAGVELKVTPYEIGKKGGFSAGERLVITMISYTEPIEQDFFKSHAYSKFRLSLLIHYLRNRDLQKVDYPINFVTLFSPPEEDLIIIQQDYEKIVTKVKEGRAHELSEGETMYLGACTKGSTASKSLVPQEYYAPDIKAPKRAFCFKQSYMTYMLNKYVLNQVNTYESILDNVSPSNHQTFEMLIVNTINDHTGKTSTQLSKEFSVKPGSKNFYSSLAYRMLGIKSNRAEEFIKANIEVKAIRIEENGKMVESISFPAFKFKELVNEEWEESAFYNDLSSKRYLFVVYKKLGNDYVLKGCQLWNMSYEDLEEAREGWESIQKITQEGPLLYKKFKKDGINFEVKNNFPKKSDNRIIHIRPHTTERYYVLETGEVIGSHSVYGDTLPDGRIMTKQSFWLNNTYILSILNEELKQ encoded by the coding sequence TTGAAGTATGATGATACAAATCCAATAAGCATTAAAGAATACGGCGAGTTATTAATCGGTCAAACATTTTTCGATGTAATAAATAATGCAGCCATCGATGAAGAATTAAAACAGGAAACGATAGAAAAGGTGAATAATCCAAGGTATAAAGGTGGAATGGGTCATTTAATTGAGAAGTACCACTTCGAATATGAAATTAATAGTGACCAAGAACCTGACTTTCCAAAAGCAGGAGTAGAACTAAAGGTTACTCCCTATGAAATAGGAAAAAAAGGAGGCTTTTCAGCAGGTGAACGTTTAGTCATCACAATGATTAGCTACACCGAACCTATAGAACAAGACTTCTTTAAATCCCATGCTTATAGCAAGTTTCGTTTATCATTGTTAATTCATTACTTAAGGAATCGCGATTTACAAAAAGTTGACTATCCTATCAATTTTGTAACACTTTTTTCTCCTCCTGAAGAAGATTTAATAATCATTCAACAAGATTATGAGAAAATCGTTACAAAAGTAAAAGAAGGTCGTGCTCATGAATTGTCTGAAGGTGAGACGATGTATTTAGGGGCATGCACAAAGGGATCTACCGCTAGTAAAAGTTTAGTTCCACAAGAATATTACGCACCTGATATTAAAGCACCAAAACGCGCTTTCTGTTTTAAACAGTCTTATATGACCTATATGTTAAACAAATATGTTCTGAATCAAGTGAATACATACGAGTCTATTTTGGATAATGTAAGTCCATCCAATCATCAAACATTTGAAATGCTAATTGTTAATACAATAAATGATCATACAGGAAAAACAAGCACTCAACTTAGTAAAGAATTTAGTGTTAAACCTGGATCCAAAAATTTCTATAGTTCATTAGCCTATCGCATGTTAGGAATAAAATCGAATCGTGCTGAAGAGTTTATTAAAGCAAATATCGAAGTAAAAGCTATCCGAATTGAAGAGAACGGAAAAATGGTCGAAAGCATTTCATTCCCTGCTTTTAAATTTAAGGAACTAGTGAACGAAGAATGGGAAGAATCAGCTTTTTATAATGATTTAAGTTCGAAACGTTATTTATTTGTTGTATACAAAAAGTTAGGGAATGACTACGTATTAAAAGGTTGCCAACTATGGAATATGTCTTATGAAGATTTAGAAGAAGCACGTGAAGGATGGGAAAGTATACAAAAAATAACGCAAGAAGGGCCTTTACTATATAAAAAGTTCAAAAAAGACGGCATCAACTTTGAAGTAAAAAACAACTTTCCAAAGAAAAGTGATAATCGTATCATTCATATTCGCCCCCATACAACAGAACGTTATTATGTATTAGAAACTGGCGAAGTCATCGGAAGTCACTCTGTTTATGGCGACACCTTACCAGATGGACGTATTATGACGAAACAGAGTTTTTGGTTAAATAACACTTATATCCTTAGTATTTTGAATGAGGAATTAAAACAGTAG
- a CDS encoding SNF2-related protein yields MFKEIPLKPSYYTTTSNIVNEFYNPVLQIATSYDRVSGYFSSKALAAYAKGLQGLIQNDGKMRLIISQDISEEDFNLLKEGYNLREQLTNSLLSKLDERLTTDDQINFYNLAHLIAIGKVDIKIGFKTSGIFHSKFGLCEDADGNVIYFTGSNNETYAAIENNFESFDITTSWLASQFDMQKIVHARQEFNTLWANKAQMMNVQIKDINEIIKQKIITFDKGRLILNQEMLFENALILSINDGQLIVEDTLTSYTIKPKDYALQKLAPYLEGDYPNFKSDLNYIEMKEVIKILERFATRKKFNFIVGSELTNFLEQQAYWIEERSKYAILLKSQDNTILDCFDEFKKIVSNELHRPLREMQMWSAFYMQQMKKAANFSVPGAGKTSMIYGVFSYLNSSTINAVDRIVMIGPKNSFLSWKLEFAENFGDKKELRLLDIHDEDSPIIQLEINSMNKNLILINYESLQKYEKILMDIIDDRTMLVFDEVHKIKGVQSKRAQVAKKIAEKPLYKYVLTGTPIPNTYEDIYNFLNILYTDEYKKFFNFKINDLKNPDVIKIEKINDKLYPFFWRTTKTELQVPPVYPDEIIRVPANHLEQDIIELLYKKYAGNPFHLYIRLIQASANPELLLRAINRIEMYGDENQLNWYNNFDEDEIVFTDDEIQTIKQVKTTSKYQAAIELTNDLHNEGKQCLIWCMFVNTIDKVYADLKAKGIKAAVIYGNTTQQDREEIIEAFKREEIDVLITNPHTLAESVSLHRTCHDAIYLEYSFNLTHMLQSRDRIHRLGLKDTDYTQYYYFMLEGQEGARNTIDERIYDRLREKEQRMIDAIERGILEPDPEVDYSEILDLFK; encoded by the coding sequence GTGTTTAAAGAAATACCTCTTAAGCCTTCTTATTATACAACCACCTCAAATATTGTGAATGAGTTTTATAACCCAGTCCTGCAAATTGCAACATCGTATGACCGAGTAAGTGGTTACTTCAGTTCTAAAGCCCTCGCAGCTTATGCAAAGGGCTTGCAGGGCCTCATTCAAAATGATGGGAAAATGCGGCTTATTATCTCTCAAGATATTAGTGAAGAAGATTTTAACCTACTAAAAGAAGGCTATAATCTTCGAGAACAGTTAACGAATAGCCTATTATCGAAGTTAGATGAGCGATTAACTACTGATGATCAAATTAATTTTTATAATCTAGCCCATTTAATTGCAATAGGTAAAGTAGATATTAAAATCGGCTTCAAAACATCTGGAATATTCCATTCGAAATTTGGTCTATGCGAAGATGCAGATGGAAATGTAATTTACTTCACTGGTTCCAACAATGAAACATACGCAGCAATTGAAAATAACTTTGAATCATTTGACATTACAACCTCATGGCTTGCTTCTCAGTTTGATATGCAAAAAATAGTACATGCTCGCCAAGAATTCAATACTCTTTGGGCAAATAAAGCTCAAATGATGAATGTTCAGATTAAGGACATTAATGAAATTATCAAACAAAAGATCATAACCTTTGATAAAGGGAGGCTTATTTTGAACCAAGAAATGTTATTTGAAAATGCACTAATTCTATCTATTAATGATGGGCAGTTAATTGTAGAAGATACACTAACTTCTTATACTATTAAACCAAAAGATTATGCTTTACAAAAACTAGCACCTTATTTAGAAGGTGATTATCCTAATTTTAAATCTGATTTAAACTATATCGAAATGAAAGAAGTCATTAAAATACTTGAACGCTTTGCTACTCGTAAAAAATTCAATTTCATTGTCGGTAGTGAATTAACAAACTTCCTTGAGCAGCAAGCTTATTGGATTGAGGAACGCTCAAAATATGCAATCTTACTGAAATCACAGGACAATACAATTTTAGATTGCTTCGATGAGTTCAAAAAAATAGTTAGTAATGAATTGCATAGACCATTGCGTGAAATGCAAATGTGGAGTGCCTTCTATATGCAACAAATGAAAAAGGCAGCGAACTTCTCTGTTCCTGGTGCCGGGAAAACTTCGATGATTTATGGTGTTTTCTCATATCTAAATTCGTCTACAATTAATGCTGTCGATCGTATTGTGATGATTGGACCAAAAAACTCCTTCCTATCTTGGAAACTAGAGTTTGCGGAGAATTTTGGCGATAAAAAGGAACTAAGATTACTAGATATCCACGATGAAGATTCCCCCATTATTCAGCTGGAAATCAATAGTATGAATAAGAACCTTATTTTAATTAACTATGAATCGCTTCAAAAGTACGAAAAAATCTTAATGGATATCATCGATGACCGAACAATGCTTGTATTTGACGAAGTGCACAAAATCAAAGGTGTTCAAAGTAAGCGTGCACAAGTAGCGAAAAAAATCGCTGAAAAGCCGCTTTATAAGTATGTTTTAACAGGGACACCAATTCCGAATACTTATGAAGATATCTACAACTTCTTGAATATCCTATATACTGATGAATATAAGAAATTCTTTAACTTTAAGATTAATGATTTGAAAAATCCTGACGTAATAAAAATAGAGAAAATTAATGATAAGCTCTATCCATTCTTCTGGAGAACAACAAAGACTGAACTTCAAGTGCCGCCTGTATATCCTGATGAAATCATCAGGGTACCCGCAAATCATTTAGAGCAAGATATTATTGAGTTGCTATACAAAAAGTATGCTGGTAATCCATTTCATCTATATATTCGTCTCATTCAAGCATCTGCCAATCCCGAACTACTCTTAAGAGCGATTAATCGTATTGAAATGTACGGTGATGAAAATCAGTTGAATTGGTACAATAACTTCGATGAGGACGAAATTGTCTTTACTGATGACGAGATTCAAACAATTAAACAAGTAAAGACTACCTCTAAATACCAGGCTGCTATTGAGTTAACTAACGATTTACACAATGAAGGCAAACAATGTTTAATATGGTGCATGTTTGTTAATACAATTGATAAAGTATACGCTGATTTAAAAGCAAAAGGCATCAAAGCAGCTGTAATCTATGGTAATACAACACAACAAGATCGTGAAGAAATCATCGAGGCATTCAAACGTGAAGAAATTGATGTTTTAATTACTAATCCACATACTCTAGCTGAATCTGTTTCCTTACATCGTACTTGTCATGATGCAATTTATCTAGAATATTCATTCAATTTAACGCATATGTTACAATCTCGCGACCGCATTCATCGTCTAGGATTAAAAGATACTGATTATACTCAATACTACTACTTCATGCTTGAAGGTCAGGAAGGTGCACGAAATACGATTGATGAGCGTATTTATGACCGTTTGAGAGAAAAAGAACAACGAATGATTGATGCTATTGAACGAGGGATTTTGGAGCCAGATCCTGAAGTAGATTATTCGGAGATTTTAGATTTGTTTAAATAA
- a CDS encoding MutH/Sau3AI family endonuclease, protein MQNKIINIITPLEQFKHKSIFEIGQITGLNANLVSKKTSISSLSNSMFSYTNINLTQLKKDFNLIIKTVCLKENGIPKESMSFEHVQFHNAVNETWEHSFLKEKFTNTTILFVIFQSVGTETYFNGFKLWKMPEETIHNELKSFWSLLKNKLENGVTLKLVNQGNKTITKNDLPSTRESKIMHIRPKASNAKDTVELPDGQLITKQAYWLNASYVGNILADVPRLKINNNQLDQQIIIYDYQQIKPFLTKEIYTIDQFIKITQSIFKSFNHFDVKEQQIETIGYRLLPPFILHQNFNSLDEYFNVKIFKERYFKLPEDDAWQNSFLQRKLENMENDFSIFKIEDTMYLTKMALESAKIEKSTLISYRESVEEFVSKNQYFTLVSLKKSGFHHLIDDFGFESLFYESLLKRPGRLKSLKICGQLFFIKTPLKVDLSHFLTSLFTTSNQSVLSVDNIIEQIHDTFGIKLNFEAINNLLKSSSIDQYYSDALCKLFLNKNDYLDYIQ, encoded by the coding sequence ATGCAAAATAAAATAATAAATATTATTACTCCATTAGAACAATTTAAACATAAATCTATATTTGAAATAGGCCAAATAACTGGACTTAATGCGAATTTAGTAAGTAAAAAAACTTCAATTAGCTCTTTATCTAATTCTATGTTTTCGTACACTAATATAAATCTAACTCAATTAAAGAAAGATTTTAATTTAATTATTAAAACAGTTTGTTTAAAAGAAAACGGCATACCAAAAGAATCTATGTCATTCGAACATGTTCAATTCCATAATGCGGTAAATGAAACATGGGAACATAGCTTCTTAAAGGAAAAATTTACAAATACAACTATTTTATTTGTTATTTTTCAATCTGTAGGAACAGAAACATATTTTAATGGATTCAAACTGTGGAAGATGCCAGAAGAAACTATACATAATGAATTAAAAAGTTTCTGGTCATTATTAAAAAACAAATTAGAAAATGGTGTTACTCTAAAATTAGTTAATCAAGGCAATAAAACTATTACAAAAAATGATTTACCATCTACTCGAGAATCTAAAATAATGCATATTCGTCCTAAAGCTAGCAATGCTAAGGACACAGTGGAATTACCTGACGGTCAACTTATTACTAAACAAGCATATTGGCTTAATGCTTCTTATGTAGGGAATATTCTAGCAGATGTACCCAGACTTAAAATTAATAACAATCAATTGGATCAACAAATTATTATATATGATTATCAGCAAATCAAACCGTTTCTAACCAAAGAGATTTATACGATTGATCAATTTATTAAAATTACACAATCCATTTTTAAATCATTTAATCACTTCGATGTAAAAGAACAGCAGATTGAAACCATTGGATATAGATTACTACCACCATTCATATTGCATCAAAATTTTAATAGTCTAGATGAATACTTTAATGTAAAGATATTTAAGGAACGATATTTTAAATTACCTGAAGACGACGCTTGGCAAAATTCTTTTTTACAACGTAAGTTAGAAAATATGGAAAATGACTTTTCTATATTTAAAATTGAAGACACAATGTACCTAACTAAAATGGCACTTGAATCGGCTAAAATTGAAAAATCAACTTTAATTTCTTACAGAGAATCAGTAGAGGAATTTGTATCTAAAAATCAATATTTTACTTTGGTCTCTTTAAAAAAGAGTGGTTTCCATCATCTAATTGATGACTTTGGATTCGAATCATTGTTCTATGAATCTCTATTAAAAAGACCTGGTCGTTTGAAATCACTAAAAATTTGTGGTCAATTATTTTTTATTAAGACCCCATTAAAAGTAGATTTATCACATTTTTTAACGTCTTTATTTACGACGTCAAACCAATCTGTTTTGTCAGTAGATAATATTATAGAACAAATACATGATACTTTTGGTATAAAACTCAATTTTGAGGCTATCAATAATTTACTTAAATCTAGTTCTATTGATCAGTATTACTCTGATGCACTATGTAAACTTTTCCTAAATAAAAATGATTATTTAGACTATATCCAATAA
- the dcm gene encoding DNA (cytosine-5-)-methyltransferase — protein sequence MNKNLNVVELFAGVGGFRLGLEKVDKEFFQTVWANQWEPSKKAQDAYECYISHFTEGEASNDDITTVANSKFSSLHIDLLVGGFPCQDYSVSRSLNNEQGINGKKGVLFWEIKRVLENSHPKYVLLENVDRLIKSPSKQRGRDFAIMLAVFRDLDYIVEWRVINASEYGNAQRRRRIFIFAYKKNLSFANQQKKLAKEAILFKEGFFARTFPVTNEPYKNRRASVELPRDIVEISDNFSFGFHTAGIMIEGHVHTVQPEPILTTPIPLKDILLPEELVDEEYYLNESAIEKFSYLRGPKKIERTSAEGHKYIYSEGGMSPTDDLDLPGRTMLTSEGTVNRSSHIVEVNGRKRFLTPLECERLNGFDDNWTEGMPKRMRYFCMGNALVVDLITDMGKKIMEIDLLEQENVTQITLGI from the coding sequence ATGAATAAAAACCTAAATGTTGTGGAATTATTCGCAGGTGTTGGTGGTTTTCGTCTTGGCTTAGAAAAAGTAGACAAAGAATTTTTCCAAACAGTATGGGCCAATCAATGGGAGCCTTCAAAAAAGGCCCAGGATGCTTATGAATGTTATATAAGTCACTTTACTGAAGGTGAAGCAAGTAATGATGATATTACAACAGTAGCTAATAGCAAGTTCAGCTCGTTACACATAGATTTATTAGTTGGTGGTTTTCCATGTCAAGACTACAGTGTGAGTCGCTCGTTGAATAATGAACAGGGTATAAATGGTAAAAAAGGTGTTCTGTTTTGGGAGATTAAACGAGTACTTGAAAACAGTCATCCGAAATATGTACTACTAGAGAATGTAGATCGTTTGATTAAATCGCCATCGAAACAGCGTGGACGAGATTTCGCCATTATGTTAGCAGTATTCAGAGACTTAGATTATATTGTTGAATGGCGAGTTATTAATGCGAGTGAATATGGAAATGCACAACGTAGACGTAGAATTTTTATTTTTGCATATAAAAAAAACCTCAGCTTTGCTAATCAGCAGAAGAAGTTAGCTAAAGAAGCTATTTTATTTAAAGAAGGATTCTTTGCACGTACGTTTCCTGTTACAAATGAACCGTATAAAAATCGTCGTGCATCTGTTGAATTACCTAGAGATATTGTTGAAATTTCGGATAATTTTTCATTTGGTTTTCATACAGCGGGTATTATGATTGAAGGTCATGTTCATACCGTTCAACCGGAACCAATCTTAACAACTCCTATCCCATTAAAAGATATATTGCTTCCAGAAGAACTAGTTGATGAAGAATATTACTTAAATGAATCGGCCATTGAAAAGTTTAGCTATCTACGTGGACCTAAAAAAATTGAACGAACTTCTGCTGAAGGTCATAAGTATATTTACTCTGAAGGTGGTATGTCACCTACGGATGATTTAGATTTACCTGGACGAACGATGCTGACAAGCGAAGGGACTGTTAATCGAAGTTCACATATAGTTGAAGTCAATGGTAGAAAACGTTTTTTAACCCCGCTTGAATGCGAACGTTTAAATGGATTTGATGATAACTGGACGGAAGGCATGCCTAAACGTATGCGCTACTTTTGTATGGGAAATGCTCTTGTAGTAGATTTAATTACAGATATGGGTAAGAAGATTATGGAAATTGATTTACTGGAGCAAGAAAATGTTACACAAATAACTTTAGGGATTTAA